The proteins below come from a single Esox lucius isolate fEsoLuc1 chromosome 7, fEsoLuc1.pri, whole genome shotgun sequence genomic window:
- the LOC105010772 gene encoding dehydrogenase/reductase SDR family member 13 isoform X1, whose product MLPLLVAAVVLIAVYVLLIKTIFKGSKFKGNAAMDGKTVIITGGNTGIGKATAMELARRGARVILACRNQEKAELAIGDIQRETGSTNVVFMQLDLGSLQRVRSFAETFLKTESRLDLLINNAGLVGDGRTIDGFGIGFGVNHLGHFLLTCLLLDRLKEGTGGRVVTLGSMAYRWGNIDFDFLITNKHLGTGRYSWQFFHAYCNSKLCNVLFNHELAKRLKGTKVTCYSVHPGVVKTELSRNCSLWQRFFIEPIAKLLFLDPETGAQTTLHCALQEGIEHLSGGYFFCCAPEEVVAKGKDDAVAKKLWEVSERLSGLC is encoded by the exons ATGTTACCTTTGCTAGTTGCAGCTGTTGTTTTAATTGCAGTGTACGTTCTCCTTATTAAAACCATTTTCAAAGGCTCAAAATTTAAAGGAAATGCAGCGATGGATGGTAAGACTGTAATAATAACAG GTGGGAATACTGGCATTGGGAAAGCCACTGCTATGGAGCTTGCCAGGAGGGGTGCTAGAGTAATCTTGGCATGTCGTAACCAAGAGAAAGCTGAACTTGCGATAGGTGATATACAAAGG GAGACAGGCAGCACTAATGTGGTGTTTATGCAGTTAGACCTGGGAAGCCTTCAGAGAGTGCGTTCATTTGCTGAGACCTTCCTGAAGACTGAGTCAAGACTGGATCTGCTCATTAACAATGCTG GTCTGGTGGGGGATGGGCGCACCATTGATGgctttggaattgggtttgggGTCAACCACCTCGGCCACTTCCTGCTGACATGTCTGTTGCTGGACCGTCTAAAGGAGGGCACTGGGGGCCGAGTGGTCACTCTGGGCTCCATGGCCTATCGCTGGGGCAACATCGACTTTGATTTCCTTATAACCAATAAACATCTAGGCACTGGGAGATACAGCTGGCAGTTCTTCCATGCGTACTGCAATAGCAAGCTATGTAATGTTCTCTTCAATCACGAGCTGGCAAAAAGACTGAAGGGTACCAAAGTCACCTGCTACAGTGTTCATCCAG gaGTAGTGAAAACAGAGCTATCCCGAAACTGCAGTCTGTGGCAGAGATTCTTCATCGAGCCAATAGCCAAACTGTTGTTCCTGGATCCAGAAACCGGAGCCCAGACCACTCTCCACTGTGCCCTCCAAGAGGGCATTGAGCACCTGAGCGGAGGCTACTTCTTCTGCTGTGCGCCGGAGGAGGTGGTTGCTAAAGGCAAAGATGACGCTGTGGCCAAGAAGTTATGGGAAGTCAGTGAAAGGTTGAGCGGCTTGTGCTAG
- the LOC105010772 gene encoding dehydrogenase/reductase SDR family member 13 isoform X2 — protein MTEFYNKSIPRLKLGVIGSKFKGNAAMDGKTVIITGGNTGIGKATAMELARRGARVILACRNQEKAELAIGDIQRETGSTNVVFMQLDLGSLQRVRSFAETFLKTESRLDLLINNAGLVGDGRTIDGFGIGFGVNHLGHFLLTCLLLDRLKEGTGGRVVTLGSMAYRWGNIDFDFLITNKHLGTGRYSWQFFHAYCNSKLCNVLFNHELAKRLKGTKVTCYSVHPGVVKTELSRNCSLWQRFFIEPIAKLLFLDPETGAQTTLHCALQEGIEHLSGGYFFCCAPEEVVAKGKDDAVAKKLWEVSERLSGLC, from the exons ATGACGGAATTCTACAATAAATCAATCCCAAGGCTAAAGTTGGGAGTTATTG GCTCAAAATTTAAAGGAAATGCAGCGATGGATGGTAAGACTGTAATAATAACAG GTGGGAATACTGGCATTGGGAAAGCCACTGCTATGGAGCTTGCCAGGAGGGGTGCTAGAGTAATCTTGGCATGTCGTAACCAAGAGAAAGCTGAACTTGCGATAGGTGATATACAAAGG GAGACAGGCAGCACTAATGTGGTGTTTATGCAGTTAGACCTGGGAAGCCTTCAGAGAGTGCGTTCATTTGCTGAGACCTTCCTGAAGACTGAGTCAAGACTGGATCTGCTCATTAACAATGCTG GTCTGGTGGGGGATGGGCGCACCATTGATGgctttggaattgggtttgggGTCAACCACCTCGGCCACTTCCTGCTGACATGTCTGTTGCTGGACCGTCTAAAGGAGGGCACTGGGGGCCGAGTGGTCACTCTGGGCTCCATGGCCTATCGCTGGGGCAACATCGACTTTGATTTCCTTATAACCAATAAACATCTAGGCACTGGGAGATACAGCTGGCAGTTCTTCCATGCGTACTGCAATAGCAAGCTATGTAATGTTCTCTTCAATCACGAGCTGGCAAAAAGACTGAAGGGTACCAAAGTCACCTGCTACAGTGTTCATCCAG gaGTAGTGAAAACAGAGCTATCCCGAAACTGCAGTCTGTGGCAGAGATTCTTCATCGAGCCAATAGCCAAACTGTTGTTCCTGGATCCAGAAACCGGAGCCCAGACCACTCTCCACTGTGCCCTCCAAGAGGGCATTGAGCACCTGAGCGGAGGCTACTTCTTCTGCTGTGCGCCGGAGGAGGTGGTTGCTAAAGGCAAAGATGACGCTGTGGCCAAGAAGTTATGGGAAGTCAGTGAAAGGTTGAGCGGCTTGTGCTAG